The following DNA comes from Naumovozyma dairenensis CBS 421 chromosome 4, complete genome.
ATTTCAGTCCAAGTAAAATCCGTTCCAATGACAAAGTGAAAGAATTTTATAAGAAACTAGAAACTGTAACTCcataaatattaaataagcTGCATACATTCAATCCTGCTAAGGACAAATAACATATACTACTTCAGAGCTATATATATCCTATATATTCTTCCTTCCATCCAAGAAAGAGGCTTTTTCTTATTGTCTTTTTGTGTCATACGGAAGTTTTCTAATAATAGAAACACAAATTTGTATGGCGAAAGGGAAATCTGGCAAAATTATacttttgaagaatatggaaaaaaaaaaatagatcAACTTCATAAGAGAAGATATAAGAAGGACGAAAGTTACCAACCTATACCGCTTAGAACGTACTGTAAATCATCAACCAATTACTccttaattttttgtttgttttgaGCTATATTTTAAACAAATTATATTCGAGcatacatatattattCGAGTGACTAACCGTTGAGAAAACACAAAACtacatattatattacaaaGACAATATGGCCGAAAAGATCGATCGACACTCATTCAAGGTATTCAACCAAGACTTTACAGTGGATAAACGTTTCCAGTtgataaaagaaattggtCACGGAGCATATGGTGTAGTATGTTCAGCAAGGTTTGCAGAAGCTGTCGAAGAAACGACTGTAGCCATTAAAAAAGTAACTAATGTCTTTTCAAAGACTTTATTATGTAAGAGATCATTACGTGAATTGAAACTGTTAAGACATTTTAGAGgacataaaaatattacttGTCTTTATGATATGGATATTGTATTTTATCCCGATGGATCATTCAACGggttatatttatatgaagaattaatgGAGTGTGATATGCaccaaattatcaaatcCAGTCAACCTTTAACTGACGCGCATTATCAAAGTTTTATTTACCAAATACTTTGTGgattaaaatatattcattcaGCAGACGTATTACATCGTGATTTGAAACCAGGTAATCTATTAGTAAATGCTGATTGTCAGTTAAAAATATGTGATTTTGGTTTAGCAAGAGGGTTTTCAGAAAATCCAgtagaaaataatcaattcCTAACTGAATATGTGGCTACAAGATGGTACCGTGCTCCAGAGATTATGTTAAGTTATCAAGGTTATACAAAAGCTATTGATATTTGGTCTACAGGTTGTATTCTTGCTGAGTTTCTTGGTGGTAAACCTATTTTCAAAGGTAAGGATTATGTTGATCAATTAAATCGAATATTAGAGGTTCTTGGGACTCCACCTGATGAGACTTTAAGAAGAATTGGTTCGAAAAATGTGCAAGATTATATCCATAATTTAGGTTACATTCCCAAAGTCCCATTTGTTAACCTCTATCCAAATGCGAACCTTCAAGCActtgatttattagaaaaaatGCTAGCGTTTGATCCACAGAGAAGAATAACGGTTGATGAAGCATTAGAACATCCCTATTTGTCAGTATGGCATGATCCATCGGATGAACCTGTATGTAGTGAGAAGTTTGAATTTAGCTTTGAAGTTGTCAATGATATGgaagaattgaaacaaatggTCATTGATGAAGTACATGATTTCAGAAAATTTGTGAGGAAACCTTTGTtggaagaggaagaacAAGCAAAGCATCAAGCTCAATTACAAGCGCAGCAACAGGCACAAGTTCAAAtgcaacagcaacaacaagcTGAACAACAAGCCCAACAGCAGATACAAGGGTCAATAAATGGGTCTAATTACTCACAACAAATGGGGTTCCAATCTCCAATACAATCTCAAATGAATGATAACGTTGTTGGAATTGATTCACAAGGTTTACCACGGCACGATACAGACTTCCCACCTCCTCCACAAGAGAACCTCTTGGAATCGCCGGCgaatttcaatattggtGGTACCAATGGCAACGAACAGGATGCAGGGGACGCATTTTTAGATCTTGAGaaagaattggaatttgGATTGGATAGGAAGTACTTATAATGATGGAACTTTTGAATTTGCAAGATAGATAAAGGTATATAATGAATGTACGTTAAAAACAACTACACATAGATACGAATAGCGAATTATTATGTATCTAAACACTGACGCTCTGTTTATCAGAGCGTTCGAAGTAAATATAAACGTTATACTGTTTTGTAATTGACTCATCAATTGTTTGTGAGTCAGAACTTCTAGCTGCCTAAACTTTGACGTCCATACTGTAGGAAAATGTTGGCTCGGTACAAATTGTACTGCACAATATACACAGACTATATTGAAAATCTATCAAGTATAAATATCTCTGCTAGGTCCACCATATACAAGTATATTACAGGTTTTGTAtataaattgaatcaataCTTGAAGCTGCCAAGATTTATTGTCCTCGAAGAACTGAACTAAGCCACCAATGACAATTACTGTGCCATTCAAGCAAATCGATGTTTTCACTGCTGTTCCATTCAAAGGGAACCCTGTAGCAGTAGTAAACTTTTTAGAGACACCTGAAGCAGAAGTGACTACGCAACAATTACAATCCATTGCTAAATGGACCAATCTATCTGAAACCACCTTCCTTTTTGCACCATCCAATAAAGAATACAATTACAAATTGAGAATCTTTACACCAGCAGCTGAATTACCATTTGCCGGTCATCCAACGATCGGTTCGTGTAGAGCGTACCTTGAATTTACtaatcaattgaattcaGGACCTCAAACAATTTTACAAGAATGTGGTGTAGGTATTGTCCCATTAAAATTCGATGAAGAAGggaaaatttcatttcaaGCTAAAAAGACAgaagttgaagaaatttcaCGAGAAACTGCTAGTGATTATGCTAAGGCATTAGGCATTCATGCTATTGAACCACCTAAGTTATTACAAGTGGGACCAGCATGGGTGGTATATTTAGTTTCTAATGCTGAAGCTGTCATTGATTTAAATCctgatttcaattttttgaaacaagTGTCTGATAAGGCGGGTCATACTGGTGTTATTTTAGCAGGTTCAAAGAATGATGGTAATTCTGGGGAACAATATGAGATGAGAGCATTCTATTGTCCAACCATTAGTGTCCTGGAAGATCCAGTATGTGGTAGTGGATGTGTTGCATTATTGAGATATCtacaagaaattaaaaactACCAAAAGACGACGTTAGTCAATGTTACTCAAGGTATAAGATTATGTAGAGATGGTCATCTTAGGGGAcgtattgaaattgatgaaaaaacCAGTCAAATTTCTTATCATGTCGGTGGAGATGCTGTGACTGTTATCAATGGTCAAATTTCTATTTGATTTCCGTATATTTTATAGATAGTATACAGATCAATGTACGATTTCAGCATGTAAAATATGTTAACAGATTGTGTATAGCAACTTTTTTTGTCAGCTTTGGGAGTAAAAAATGACAGAAAATTGGCAAAACAATCACTCCTCGTTTGCATTAAAATACGaataattgaagaataaCCTCAAAAGTCATTCTTCGTAAAATACTTAACGTCACAACATTTCCGGTAGTTACCAAGGGAAGgggaaaaatatattgataaaaaataatcatgGCTGTACCAAGAAATCTTACGAAGCCATATAATGTCCGCATTTCTCGTTGTCGTACCAAGAAGGAGTGGAAGAACTCCATAAGTAGTAGCAGACAAATTGAAACTGATACAGTTTCCATAGcttcatcatttgaaacAGTTCAATTAGAAACAACTTTTGAACTGCAGAATAAGGAAAggaatcttcaaaaattaagGAGACTCAAGGAAGAATTctattcttcttcttctctgTCATCATCGAACATAAAACAACCTAAATTAAGAGCAAATACAAAAACCTGTTCTAAGGATAAAGACCAAGGAAATATAGTTAccaataaaaatatgtaCTACTTTACTAGGGTTCGATTACCCAAAATATGGAACTTCAAAATTGGATTATGATAGACAACGGGTATGTgtcattatattattattattatacgcactatattattgaaaatgatataaatttattttattttattttattttgtgaCGTGCCATTAAAGTAGTGTAGTGAGACGGGTAATCCCTCAGtgaatgaaattttgataGAAAAAGTGTATTACATAAAAGAAGTTGAAACTTTTCAGAATATTAAAGAGAGTTTTAAAAATAGTACAAATTTAGTGAAGAAATATCAGAGGAGTGACGGATAAAAATAGTAATACATAACAAGAAGATAAAATGGgtaaaagaaagaaatcatCTAGAGGACCAGTTAAGAAGATtgttcaaaaattgaatacgaaatttaattgtttattttgtaatcATGACAATTCAGTATCATGCACATTAGATAAGAGAAATAGTATAGGTTCATTACAATGTAAGATATGTGGCCAAAGTTTCCAAACTCGTATAAATGGCTTATCACAGCCTGTTGACGTGTATAGTGATTGGTTTGACGCTGTAGAGGAAGTTAACGAGGGGAAAGGAAGTGAATCTGAAGATGAAGGATCGAGTAGTGATTATGAAAGTGAGAGTGATGAGGGAGCTATTGGCACAACAAACGGTGGTGTTGCTGCAGattctgatgaagaagaaatagatTCCGATGAAGAGAGGATAGGAAATGTGAAACGTGGTAGAGGTGCTGTGGTAGATAGTGATGATGAGTAAACgaaatgaattaattaatgaaactCGCTTCTGTATCAATACGTATTGTCATATATCATGATTGAACTAAGTTAAAACATAAAATAATTGCATAAAAAAGATAACTTTCCTTGATAATAGAATTTTTTTACGAAAAACATCAGATCAATTCCATTATTgcaagaatatattttacgAATTATAGAGAGTTAATTTGGATTACGAAAAGAATAATCAAAGAGGCTATGATTTGAGTTTTCAATTATTACCAAGAAATTGACATTCTCGTGATTGCAACTCAATACTTAGGAACagttatatatttgaataaatttaatattataattaaaaaGGTTTTTAATTAAACTTTTCtatgtttttctttttttataatagaAAATTTGAGGGATACATATGTT
Coding sequences within:
- the SLT2 gene encoding mitogen-activated serine/threonine-protein kinase SLT2 (similar to Saccharomyces cerevisiae SLT2 (YHR030C) and YKL161C; ancestral locus Anc_5.274) produces the protein MAEKIDRHSFKVFNQDFTVDKRFQLIKEIGHGAYGVVCSARFAEAVEETTVAIKKVTNVFSKTLLCKRSLRELKLLRHFRGHKNITCLYDMDIVFYPDGSFNGLYLYEELMECDMHQIIKSSQPLTDAHYQSFIYQILCGLKYIHSADVLHRDLKPGNLLVNADCQLKICDFGLARGFSENPVENNQFLTEYVATRWYRAPEIMLSYQGYTKAIDIWSTGCILAEFLGGKPIFKGKDYVDQLNRILEVLGTPPDETLRRIGSKNVQDYIHNLGYIPKVPFVNLYPNANLQALDLLEKMLAFDPQRRITVDEALEHPYLSVWHDPSDEPVCSEKFEFSFEVVNDMEELKQMVIDEVHDFRKFVRKPLLEEEEQAKHQAQLQAQQQAQVQMQQQQQAEQQAQQQIQGSINGSNYSQQMGFQSPIQSQMNDNVVGIDSQGLPRHDTDFPPPPQENLLESPANFNIGGTNGNEQDAGDAFLDLEKELEFGLDRKYL
- the YHI9 gene encoding Yhi9p (similar to Saccharomyces cerevisiae YHI9 (YHR029C); ancestral locus Anc_5.273) — its product is MTITVPFKQIDVFTAVPFKGNPVAVVNFLETPEAEVTTQQLQSIAKWTNLSETTFLFAPSNKEYNYKLRIFTPAAELPFAGHPTIGSCRAYLEFTNQLNSGPQTILQECGVGIVPLKFDEEGKISFQAKKTEVEEISRETASDYAKALGIHAIEPPKLLQVGPAWVVYLVSNAEAVIDLNPDFNFLKQVSDKAGHTGVILAGSKNDGNSGEQYEMRAFYCPTISVLEDPVCGSGCVALLRYLQEIKNYQKTTLVNVTQGIRLCRDGHLRGRIEIDEKTSQISYHVGGDAVTVINGQISI
- the ELF1 gene encoding Elf1p (similar to Saccharomyces cerevisiae ELF1 (YKL160W); ancestral locus Anc_5.279); this translates as MGKRKKSSRGPVKKIVQKLNTKFNCLFCNHDNSVSCTLDKRNSIGSLQCKICGQSFQTRINGLSQPVDVYSDWFDAVEEVNEGKGSESEDEGSSSDYESESDEGAIGTTNGGVAADSDEEEIDSDEERIGNVKRGRGAVVDSDDE